A region from the Branchiostoma floridae strain S238N-H82 chromosome 9, Bfl_VNyyK, whole genome shotgun sequence genome encodes:
- the LOC118423565 gene encoding uncharacterized protein LOC118423565 isoform X3, whose amino-acid sequence MARGTWVLIALLLVVNLVLGLEEGARKKGQKGGGPEVKPEPTKQSERESQTKTQASKKANSASGKEAATSKKTKDMEGGQDEVFEEDTEEWPPNGVTLEDDPSLWPGHLEPVGSKAPVKRVDARKGFPSPKVFLEEYAISSVPLLFKGAITDSVAYRKWNSDDYLRTFPEAATKFHLVVTKKKEDRTQPLSEMTLQQFLGRYATDDIYMVETLPEFLKKDVPMPKPLLCEPFIEMLQDAVLWFSSGGTRSVLHHDNLDNINCLLDGRKELVFINYQKYKNKVPIDHPDDRYSSMDVDAVDFTKYPGMREVEYYRVNMTAGDCLYVPYMWFHQVNSYGRNIAVNIFWDHDAKKYVKMLSKTCGDAPDDTTLADFDFKVQETEPENSQDLLTYFVSYLSKEKDANLTFKMFEGKIKKDDLASKLTNWTDECTQAAQEMFDGLDDSGNFVFDYDDMDGLTREKKEDLNALLRDRIHDLSDIADDQEAELKQDLVKDVGKRQMDKYPEQIKKMIDDQLAAMLGQKKKPSPGLDDKTSEESYSSKEEIKDKFREKQREREEEKKREELLEDEFTDFAVVEEEEEVEEVLAEDDDDEVAIVTKVSRETKDDESKSKVSKETKDDASKSKVSKETKDDASKSKVSKETKDDASKSKVSKETKDDVSKSKVSKETKDDASKSKVSKETKDDASKSKVSVETKGATSKSKVSKETKDDASKSKVSVETKGATSKSKVSKETKDDASKSKVSKETKGATSKSKVSKETKDDASKSKVSKETKDDASKSKVSMETKDDASKPKVSKESKDDASKSNMDKKSQTANKQKPPRKSDDHQEL is encoded by the exons ATGGCGCGAGGAACATGGGTTCTGATCGCGCTCCTCTTAGTGGTCAACCTTGTCCTGGGATTAGAAGAAGGCGCAaggaaaaaaggacaaaaaggtGGAGGCCCTGAGGTAAAACCCGAACCAACGAAACAATCGGAGAGGGAAAGTCAGACTAAAACGCAGGCAAGTAAGAAGGCGAATTCGGCATCTGGGAAGGAAGCAGCTACATCTAAGAAAACTAAAGACATGGAAGGTGGACAAGACGAAGTTTTTGAAGAAGATACCGAAGAATGGCCTCCAAACGGAGTCACGTTAGAAGACGACCCTTCCCTATGGCCTGGGCATTTAGAACCAGTAGGGTCCAAGGCACCAGTCAAGAGGGTAGACGCGCGCAAAGGGTTCCCCTCCCCAAAAGTTTTCCTCGAAGAGTACGCTATCTCCTCCGTTCCTCTGTTGTTCAAAGGAGCTATAACGGACTCAGTGGCCTACAGGAAGTGGAATTCTGACGATTATTTACGGACGTTTCCCGAGGCTGCCACAAAGTTCCATCTTGTTGTGacgaagaagaaagaagacagAACGCAGCCTCTCTCGGAGATGACTCTACAACAGTTCCTCGGCAGATATGCTACAGACGACATCTACATGGTCGAGACATTGCCTGAGTTTCTCAA AAAAGATGTTCCTATGCCAAAACCACTTCTTTGTGAGCCGTTTATTGAGATGCTGCAAGATGCG GTGTTGTGGTTCAGCAGTGGAGGAACCAGGTCTGTTCTTCACCATGACAACCTGGACAACATCAACTGTCTGCTGGATGGCAGGAAGGAGCTTGTCTTCATCAATTATcaaaaatacaagaacaag GTGCCCATTGACCACCCAGATGACAGGTACTCCAGTATGGATGTGGATGCTGTAGATTTTACCAAGTACCCGGGCATGCGTGAGGTGGAGTACTACAGGGTTAACATGACAGCGGGGGACTGTCTCTATGTACCATATATGTG GTTCCATCAGGTGAACTCGTACGGGCGTAACATCGCGGTGAACATCTTCTGGGACCACGATGCCAAGAAGTATGTGAAGATGCTGTCCAAGACCTGTGGCGACGCCCCAGATGATACGACTCTTGCCGACTTTGATTTCAAGGTCCAAGAGACAGAACCAGAAAACAGTCAGGATCTACT AACCTACTTTGTTTCGTACCTTTCCAAGGAGAAAGATGCTAACTTGACCTTCAAGATGTTTGAGGGCAAGATCAAGAAG GATGACCTGGCTTCAAAACTGACCAACTGGACAGACGAGTGTACCCAAGCGGCTCAAGAG ATGTTTGATGGGCTGGACGACAGCGGGAATTTCGTATTTGACTATGATGACATGGATGGTCTCACACGAGAG AAGAAGGAAGACCTGAATGCTTTGTTGCGGGACAGGATCCACGACCTCAGTGACATTGCAGATGACCAGGAAGCAGAACTAAAACAG GACTTGGTGAAAGATGTGGGCAAGAGACAGATGGATAAGTACCCCGAACAGATAAAGAAGATGATTGACGACCAACTGGCAGCCATGCTGGGCCAGAAGAAGAAGCCTTCCCCAGGCCTGGACGACAAGACAAGCGAGGAGTCCTACAGCAGCAAGGAAGAGATCAAGGACAAGTTCAGAGAGAagcagagagagagggaggaggagaagaagagagaAGAGCTCCTGGAGGATGAGTTTACTGACTTTGCTGttgtggaggaggaggaggaagtaGAGGAAGTCCTAgcagaggatgatgatgatgaggttGCCATAGTAACAAAGGTTTCCAGGGAAACCAAAGATGATGAATCAAAATCAAAGGTTTCCAAGGAAACCAAAGATGATGCATCAAAATCAAAG GTTTCCAAGGAAACCAAAGATGATGCATCAAAATCAAAGGTTTCCAAGGAAACCAAAGATGATGCATCAAAATCAAAGGTTTCCAAGGAAACCAAAG ATGATGTATCAAAATCAAAGGTTTCCAAGGAAACCAAAGATGATGCATCAAAATCGAAGGTTTCCAAGGAAACCAAAGATGATGCATCAAAATCAAAGGTTTCCGTGGAAACCAAAGGTGCTACATCAAAATCAAAGGTTTCCAAGGAAACCAAAGATGATGCATCAAAATCAAAGGTTTCCGTGGAAACCAAAGGTGCTACATCAAAATCAAAGGTTTCCAAGGAAACCAAAGATGATGCATCAAAATCAAAGGTTTCCAAGGAAACCAAAGGTGCTACATCAAAATCAAAGGTTTCCAAGGAAACCAAAGATGATGCATCAAAATCAAAGGTTTCCAAGGAAACCAAAGATGATGCATCAAAATCAAAGGTTTCCATGGAAACCAAAGATGATGCATCAAAACCAAAGGTTTCCAAGGAAAGCAAAGATGATGCATCAAAATCAAATATGgacaaaaaatcacaaacagCAAATAAACAGAAGCCACCTAGGAAATCAGATGATCATCAGGAATTATGA
- the LOC118423565 gene encoding uncharacterized protein LOC118423565 isoform X5: protein MARGTWVLIALLLVVNLVLGLEEGARKKGQKGGGPEVKPEPTKQSERESQTKTQASKKANSASGKEAATSKKTKDMEGGQDEVFEEDTEEWPPNGVTLEDDPSLWPGHLEPVGSKAPVKRVDARKGFPSPKVFLEEYAISSVPLLFKGAITDSVAYRKWNSDDYLRTFPEAATKFHLVVTKKKEDRTQPLSEMTLQQFLGRYATDDIYMVETLPEFLKKDVPMPKPLLCEPFIEMLQDAVLWFSSGGTRSVLHHDNLDNINCLLDGRKELVFINYQKYKNKVPIDHPDDRYSSMDVDAVDFTKYPGMREVEYYRVNMTAGDCLYVPYMWFHQVNSYGRNIAVNIFWDHDAKKYVKMLSKTCGDAPDDTTLADFDFKVQETEPENSQDLLTYFVSYLSKEKDANLTFKMFEGKIKKDDLASKLTNWTDECTQAAQEMFDGLDDSGNFVFDYDDMDGLTREKKEDLNALLRDRIHDLSDIADDQEAELKQDLVKDVGKRQMDKYPEQIKKMIDDQLAAMLGQKKKPSPGLDDKTSEESYSSKEEIKDKFREKQREREEEKKREELLEDEFTDFAVVEEEEEVEEVLAEDDDDEVAIVTKVSRETKDDESKSKVSKETKDDASKSKVSKETKDDASKSKVSKETKDDASKSKVSKETKGDASKSKVSVETKGATSKSKVSKETKDDASKSKVSKETKDDASKSKVSKETKDDASKSKVSKETKDDASKSKVSKETKDDASKSKVSMETKDDASKPKVSKESKDDASKSNMDKKSQTANKQKPPRKSDDHQEL from the exons ATGGCGCGAGGAACATGGGTTCTGATCGCGCTCCTCTTAGTGGTCAACCTTGTCCTGGGATTAGAAGAAGGCGCAaggaaaaaaggacaaaaaggtGGAGGCCCTGAGGTAAAACCCGAACCAACGAAACAATCGGAGAGGGAAAGTCAGACTAAAACGCAGGCAAGTAAGAAGGCGAATTCGGCATCTGGGAAGGAAGCAGCTACATCTAAGAAAACTAAAGACATGGAAGGTGGACAAGACGAAGTTTTTGAAGAAGATACCGAAGAATGGCCTCCAAACGGAGTCACGTTAGAAGACGACCCTTCCCTATGGCCTGGGCATTTAGAACCAGTAGGGTCCAAGGCACCAGTCAAGAGGGTAGACGCGCGCAAAGGGTTCCCCTCCCCAAAAGTTTTCCTCGAAGAGTACGCTATCTCCTCCGTTCCTCTGTTGTTCAAAGGAGCTATAACGGACTCAGTGGCCTACAGGAAGTGGAATTCTGACGATTATTTACGGACGTTTCCCGAGGCTGCCACAAAGTTCCATCTTGTTGTGacgaagaagaaagaagacagAACGCAGCCTCTCTCGGAGATGACTCTACAACAGTTCCTCGGCAGATATGCTACAGACGACATCTACATGGTCGAGACATTGCCTGAGTTTCTCAA AAAAGATGTTCCTATGCCAAAACCACTTCTTTGTGAGCCGTTTATTGAGATGCTGCAAGATGCG GTGTTGTGGTTCAGCAGTGGAGGAACCAGGTCTGTTCTTCACCATGACAACCTGGACAACATCAACTGTCTGCTGGATGGCAGGAAGGAGCTTGTCTTCATCAATTATcaaaaatacaagaacaag GTGCCCATTGACCACCCAGATGACAGGTACTCCAGTATGGATGTGGATGCTGTAGATTTTACCAAGTACCCGGGCATGCGTGAGGTGGAGTACTACAGGGTTAACATGACAGCGGGGGACTGTCTCTATGTACCATATATGTG GTTCCATCAGGTGAACTCGTACGGGCGTAACATCGCGGTGAACATCTTCTGGGACCACGATGCCAAGAAGTATGTGAAGATGCTGTCCAAGACCTGTGGCGACGCCCCAGATGATACGACTCTTGCCGACTTTGATTTCAAGGTCCAAGAGACAGAACCAGAAAACAGTCAGGATCTACT AACCTACTTTGTTTCGTACCTTTCCAAGGAGAAAGATGCTAACTTGACCTTCAAGATGTTTGAGGGCAAGATCAAGAAG GATGACCTGGCTTCAAAACTGACCAACTGGACAGACGAGTGTACCCAAGCGGCTCAAGAG ATGTTTGATGGGCTGGACGACAGCGGGAATTTCGTATTTGACTATGATGACATGGATGGTCTCACACGAGAG AAGAAGGAAGACCTGAATGCTTTGTTGCGGGACAGGATCCACGACCTCAGTGACATTGCAGATGACCAGGAAGCAGAACTAAAACAG GACTTGGTGAAAGATGTGGGCAAGAGACAGATGGATAAGTACCCCGAACAGATAAAGAAGATGATTGACGACCAACTGGCAGCCATGCTGGGCCAGAAGAAGAAGCCTTCCCCAGGCCTGGACGACAAGACAAGCGAGGAGTCCTACAGCAGCAAGGAAGAGATCAAGGACAAGTTCAGAGAGAagcagagagagagggaggaggagaagaagagagaAGAGCTCCTGGAGGATGAGTTTACTGACTTTGCTGttgtggaggaggaggaggaagtaGAGGAAGTCCTAgcagaggatgatgatgatgaggttGCCATAGTAACAAAGGTTTCCAGGGAAACCAAAGATGATGAATCAAAATCAAAGGTTTCCAAGGAAACCAAAGATGATGCATCAAAATCAAAG GTTTCCAAGGAAACCAAAGATGATGCATCAAAATCAAAGGTTTCCAAGGAAACCAAAGATGATGCATCAAAATCAAAGGTTTCCAAGGAAACCAAAGGTGATGCATCAAAATCAAAGGTTTCCGTGGAAACCAAAGGTGCTACATCAAAATCAAAGGTTTCCAAGGAAACCAAAGATGATGCATCAAAATCGAAG GTTTCCAAGGAAACCAAAGATGATGCATCAAAATCGAAGGTTTCCAAGGAAACCAAAGATGATGCATCAAAATCAAAG GTTTCCAAGGAAACCAAAGATGATGCATCAAAATCAAAGGTTTCCAAGGAAACCAAAGATGATGCATCAAAATCAAAGGTTTCCATGGAAACCAAAGATGATGCATCAAAACCAAAGGTTTCCAAGGAAAGCAAAGATGATGCATCAAAATCAAATATGgacaaaaaatcacaaacagCAAATAAACAGAAGCCACCTAGGAAATCAGATGATCATCAGGAATTATGA